The genomic segment AgggtggaggaagaggatgtGCAGATTGTGCTGGGACATCATAAAtagcacccatgggtgctgcctCCGTATATTCTCCCAGGACAGAGCTCCTCCCTGGGAAATGCTGCGGGCTCCACACTGCTGACTTCTCCCAGCGTTGCTCCCAGGTAAgccaggaggaaaggaggacaGGTTCCCTGTGCTTTCCTTGAATCCCTTTCCTGTTGGCCATGGAGGCATGCTGGCAGGGAGGGTGTCTTTCTTGCAAACATCCTAACAGAGCCTGGATCTGCTGCGCTTTTGCTTTTACCTTCTTCTCcccttggtgtgtgtgtgtttgtgtgtgttccTCTTTAGCACACGAGGAAGAAGGAAATAGCTAATGCCAACCTGCTTCTGGCTCAAGGGGAGTGCTGGGGGGACAGCAAGTGCAGGTCCCATAGGGCCGCCATGCGCTGGGCGCGCAGCCTGAGCTGCTCACAGGGCAGCTCTTCCCACGGAAACAGCCATGCGGCACCTCAGTGGTTCTGCTTCTGTAAAGCCAGTGCGAGCCTGAAATAAATTAACCAGCGTGAGAAGTGACCGGACTGACGGAATTCATGCAAAATAGGTTGTAAGCCACCACAAAAGGGGGAAATGCATAAAAAACAGTGAgacctgaaacaaaaatgaatgcatGTGTGCATGGTAGAAGAAACCTGGAGATCTTCCCCCTACCTCTGTGCCTGAAAAGTCACATTCTGGCAAACAAACCTGCTTTTGATATGAACTCCAAGGTGATCTCAGTGCAGGGATCCAAAGCCGAGacagctgcagggcaggctgTCACAGTGCTCCCGAAGCAGCCGGGGAACAGCACCTGTGGTGGAGGTGTGGAAGAGCGAGAGCAAGgttttgacctttttttccttttgagagCAAGGTGTCACCTGGAGCTGGCCAGGTGCTTCCTAGGTGCACTGATAGCTtgataaaatggagaaataaagcTGTGCATCTTGCCCAAGGACTGCTTCGAAGGGCTGAGAGCTGCATGGGTTTTGAGGACAGCTTGATGCAGGACCTGCCATAGTCTGAAGTTCTGCCTAGCGAAAAATACTGGCAGGTCTGAAATTGGGCATCTCCTTCTACAATAAAATAGCTCAGCCCCAAGAAAATTTCTTGACAGCAGTAGATTGGTATTAATATTGAATTTAATTTGAATAAGTAATGAATCACATGGTCTTGTCACTGCGatctgtttgttcttttaaaagtttttgcGTAGACGCATCCTGTTGGCTGATGAGCATGGGGatggttgtttcttttctttttttttttgctgtcttcattCTTATCTGCAGCTTGCATGTGTGGTTGTGCCCCATGTAAAACATCCCATGGCTGCAGTGCAGGGAAATGGCATTTACATTGGAAGATCCCTGTGAGGTGGGGGGCAGTAGTGCTGGGGGTCAAGGTGGGGCTGAAGGCAGCCTtgtcctctcctcctcctccttctcctcctcctccccatccctgtgcAGGCAGGCCATGTGCGTGGGGAGGTGCAGCCGCATCGTGGgcccctgcctgctggcacTGGGCACACTCTCTGTGATAGCCAACatcctcctgctcttccctgtCGGGGCGTGGAAGTACCTGGTCGACGGGCACATCACCAAACAGGCCAAGGTCATGCCGGGCATCTGGGGAGGAGGCATCACCGTGAGTATCATGTTTTGCACGGCATCCTCCATCCCTCACGCTTGATTCATCCCCCCCCTCAAGTCGTCTTCTCCATCCTGCAGGTGCTGCTAGTGGCGACCCACATCACAGCGGTGGGGTGGCGATGCGCCGGCTGCTCCGACTGCGGCACCCGTCGCAATGTAAGGCAGGGCTGAGGCCCCCCAAGCAGCGCAGGGTTGGACGTGGTGGGGTGTCCCCTCTCCCGTGGGCATGTGGTGGGGCATTGCGCGGTGACCCCGTGGTGGGACGTTCGCAGAGTGCCACCTCTCCTGAGGGCCCACGGTGGGACATTGCATGGTGCCACCTCTCCTGTGAGCCCATGGTGGGACACTGCACAGTGTCCCCTCCCTGGAGGACAGGGCTTTGTGTGGGCTCCCAAATTCTGCCCAGCCCCAAGCCCTGTGCTCCCCGCAGGCCTTTCTCTCCGCTGTCCTCTCCAAGCTGGCACTCCTGGGCTCCACCGCCTGCTTCATCCTGTCTGGTGTGGGCCTGACCAACGGCCCCCTCTGCCTCTACAACGCCTCCGAGCATGGCCGCGGCCCCACCTGGGGATACCCTTTCTTGGACACCGGCAGCCAGGCGTCTGACACCAGGTATAGGGCCCTCATAATGCAGGCAGTGAAATGAAGGCGGTGTTTCAGTGGCTGCTCGTGGCTcatcctctccccccccccatggcACAGGGTACTGGTGCCGGCGGATTATTTCCTGTACAAGCCGGACACCTGGGACACCTGCCTGGAGCCGGTGGGCATCGTGGCTTGGAATGTcgccctcttctccctcctgctgctcgtCAGTGCTGCTGAGATGGTGCTGGCCTCCATCCAGATCCTCAACggctgtgctggctgcctcTGTGGCTTCTGCGAGGGGAAGCAGGGCCGCCCCACACGCCTGGACTGAgcgctggagctgtgctggcgTGCACGGGGCTCACTGCAGGTGCTGGCGGCTGGAGACTGGCCTAGggacagaggaggagaagcGGATCCCAAACGTCGAGGTATAGGAGCAGGCCCTGGAGGGATGGGGGGCTCCTGGAGGGACCTCGTTGGGAACCTCACTGGAAATGGGACGACGGAGCAGCTGCTCATCCTGACCAGCCCAGCGGTGCAGAGCCCCATCCCCATTGCCTCTGGGGCTTGGCTGCGCTCACAGTGAGCGTCACCACCTTCAGCACGTCCTCATCCCTGCCTGATGCAGGGGCAgagcacaggggctgcaggaacagAAAGTACCTCTGCTTGGAGCATATTTGCACATGAACTGGTCAGGTTGAGAGGAAAGTAGCAATGACCATGGTAACTTGAAAAAGCAGTCAGCCAGATTACACAAAAACAATGAGATTAAGATTTTGAGGAGAGAAATTGGGTTGAAAGTAAGTATTAAAAAGGAGCAAGAGAAGGTGCATAAGCAAGTGCACCTGCGAGAGGAGAGGCCATGGCATtgtgccccagcagccccccccgtGGCAGCCCTGATCTGCAGCACCGCTGCTAGTGCCACTCAATTTGTGTTTCACAGATTGATGGTTGATTGAGTGGACTTGGGAAAGCAATAAACTGCTTTCTTCATGTGAATCGAAGGTTTTTTTCCAGTGCCAAGGACCCGGTTGTGAAGCTTGCTCGCTGGCAGGGTGCCCGGAGGGGCTGCTGAAATGCCACCTCCACCACTCTGCGCTGATGTGAAGCTGGAAGCAGGAGGGAGAACGTCATTAGGGACCCGTCCTTTATTTGGAAGGATGCTGGGTGGAGGAAGAGAGGTGCAAGGGCAGTGAGACAGAGAGATAAAGGCTGAGGACGGGGATAACATGGTAATAATGGCATGAGCCTCTGAGCCCAACCACCTctataattaaaaacagcaatacaAATGAGATAAAACCCTGTGTTGGGACAGGAGCACCAGCCCTCAGCACGGTCCAGCCCAGGGGACTGGAGGAGCCCCCAGATCCCACCCTGGTGTACATCAGCAGAGCTCGCCCTGCCGCAGGGTCGTGCCGGGCTCTCCCTGCGTGCCACCAGACCCAGCCCAGCCACGGAAGGCAGCCGGCCCCCACGTGCCCATGGCCGGCCCATGCCAGGGGATGCGGCGGGCGGCTCTAGGAGACGCAGCAGCTCCTTTGCCTCCGCTTCCTGCAGggcactgcagctgccagggGGATGTTCTGGAGCACATCGTGCAGTGTGAACATGCTGAAGGATATCTGCTCATAGGGAGACCGCTTCCCGTTCTCGTAGAGGCAGGCAAAAGCGATGGCCGGGCCACCAGAGACAGGGGCCtggctgtggggcagctccATATAAGCCAGGTCCGAGTATGCGCTCGGGCCCTCGTAGATGACCCAGGGTTCGGTCCAGCTCTCTGCGTCCCTGGGGAAGGTGCTGAGGTGAACCCCCATGTTGACCCGCGACATGGGGCTGGTGGGGTGGGAGTAGAGCACCCACGTTGGTGCTTGGAAGAAGGTGCCGGGGCCGGAGGTGGCTTTGGGGTCCACTTGGAGCTTATCCCCTGCTGCCCTCAAGGCAAGCAGGTCCCGAAAACGGGGGAGCGGCCGTGGAGCCGAGCCTTGTCCAGGGACgtcagggggctgggggctgtaCACGAAAGGTGCGGGGAAGCCGATGACACTGCCGTGGCACCCGTGGGGGGGCTCGACCAGCCGCTGGACCAGCTGCCCCCCGTGGAAGACAGCCCCGTCATCGGTGCTCAGTGCCTGGACGCGGAAGCCCAGGGGGCTGCGGGCATTGCAGTAGAGGACATTAGAGCCATCCTCCTCATCCACTGAGACCAGCTGGCACTCGCCCGTCTGCAGGTTGGGGATGAACTCCCCGAAACGCCAGCCCCGGCCGTGGTCGTCGCTGTAGAAGGCGAAGGAGTGAGGGGTGGTCTTGCAGAGCTGCCCAAAGCACTCCTTGCAGTCAATGTGGTAGCTGTAGGCAGGCACCAGCAGTCGGCCGGAGCGCAGCTGGATCCCATGCCCGGGGCCCAGTGCAAAGGTGGCCCAgtctggggacagggggacgaGTGTGATGAgcagcccccggctcccccACCACCAGGCTgctttctccatctcctccccgCTCCGCTCaggctcctcttctccctcgccccagctctgcccttgaACCCTCGCCTGGTCACAGCccgaggctgctgctggccgtACCACACTCGCCGGCTTTTTTGCCCCTGCCTGCTGGTGTCACTACCTTTGATGGCCCTGCCGATGACCTGCTGCGTCAGGTCTGTGGCCTTGCTCCAGCTCAGACCCTGGTCAGCACTGGTGACGCAGCACAGGCGGGTGACGTTCTGGCCCGTGACTATCTGGAAGGCTTCAGGTGTCCTGCCCAGCACCgtgatgaagaagaggaagagggtgCCCGTGAACTCGTCGTAGAGCGGGCAGGGGTTCATCGACCGGTGGTGCTGCAGCGTCGCTGTCTCGAGCACCCGCATGTCTTCCCACTGCACGGGGACGGGGCAGAGCAGTCAgacccctccccagcccaccccGGGCCTGATCCAGCCCCCACCGCGGTGTCGGCCCCGCTCCCACCTCCACATAGCCGCCGTAGACGGTGCCGCGGCGCAGCACCAGCAGGTTGGCGTGGGCGTCGTCGGCGCTCAGCCGCTCCTCAGCGAAGGCTAGCAGCTTGGCCACGCAGGGCAGGTAGAGCAGGGCCGGCACGCGGTACGTGACGCCGCTGGTCTCCTTCTCAAAGAGCACAGTCCGGGCAGGGAAGTGCCGGGAGCCCATGGTGCCTGCGGCAGAGAGAGGGGCGGCCCcgctgcgggcagggggctcGTGGCACTGCCCCTGCCCAGGTAGGATTTGGGGAAAGGTGCTGGGCAGGACACCGCATGGAGTGGGGCTCCCGGTAAACCGAGGCTGGCAAGGGACAGGGTGGGAGCCATGGCAGGGCATCAGAGGGGGCAGGGCTGTCCCTGGGTGTCCCCATGCACGTCCTTGGACCTGAGGGATGGGATTCCTTGCCCCTGGGCACAGCGGCTGCTGGTTTTGCTCTCCAGCTCTCGTCCCCCTCTTTCCAAGCCAGAGCTGTCACTAGAGGTTTCACAACTGAGCCACGCTGGCAGGTGGGAGCCCTGGCTGGCAATGAATGAAGCCACCAAGGACTCGGGCTggtcctgctggagcaggggctctgCCCAGGGGAAGCTCCATGGCCTCTCCCGCTCCCTTCAGCATCTCCCCTTTCTCTGCTGCATTCCCCCAGGGCAAGGGCTGGGtctgctgcccaccccaggCTGCCGGGAAGGGTTCTTGCCTATGTTTTGCCCAACGCCCCAGGGGGAAAGCCCAGGCACTCACCCGGTCCTACTCAGCGCGGGGCAGCCGCCTCCATCCCCTGGCAGGCGTTGGGGCGatgctggctcctgcagggctggctgcctgTAGAGCCTGTCCCCAGCCGTTCACTGTCCCCCCACCGATATGTCACGGGGCTCCTGCCGTGGCCAGCGGCCGGCAAAAAGCCCtgagtcagcagcagcacaaaggcCCCATTATCAGGCAGGGAGAACCCGGGCCCCTCAACGTGCATCTGTCGCGCTCAGGGCCGCAGGGAGGGAACGCCGAGGGAAGAGGTccctcctgcctcagtttccttgCTCACCCCCGGGAGCAGTGCAGGGGCCCCCAGAAGGCTGCCGTCTCCTCTGCCCCAGCTGGCTCAGGCTGTTAGGATGTAGCTGGGGTTGCTGGAGCAGAAAACCCATGAGGGTGCCATTAAGCACTGTGTTGTTCCTGCCCTACAGCTCACGGTCTCGCTGGGTGCAAGGCAAAGGCTGCGTCTTCACTGGCCTGTTTGGCCTCGTTGCAGGACAAAAATATCAAACACACCAAGTTGCATGGAAAATGCCGAGTTTGTAAGACCAAATGCTCTGCTcccccccttctctctccccactccccccTCCCAGTGCTGTGAGGCTGGAGGCACGGGATCTGCATGGCAGGCTCCTGCCTCCACTGGCCTTGGGGCTGCTGGGTTGAGCTGCAGCCCCGGAGCTCTTCTCCAGCTACAGCTGCACGatgtccctgctcctgcctgcttcACCCTGAGGAAGCCGCTGAAGCCACCGGAGCAGCCCCAGGGTGGCCATCACCCCGTCACCACCCGGGTGGCTCGATGCCTTGCGTGCTGCTGTGGGGTGAATCACTGGTTAGCGGGTAGAGCCGCTGCTGTGCCCAAACCTTCCCTAGGCACATCCCTCGCGGCCAACCTGCATGGcccaggagggagggagccctGGTTAAACTTTGCAATCCTGCCCCACGGGTGGTGGCAGGCGCAGTAGAAACCAGGGATGGGCTCCAGAAACGTGCGCTGAGCCCAGCCACTGAGCGAGGGCAATCATTAACTGCAATGACGCCAAAGCTGTCACTCCCTGGGAGGGTTTGGCCCATGAGGGTTTGATTCCCATCACGAGGTGATGCCCTAGGCCAGCAGTGGCCATGCCTCCCTGGATCCCTTTCCTAATTGGCATTGGAAGTTTGGCCACAGGAGCAATGGGGTGTGATGAAGCCTCTGCTGATGATAAAATGTCGATGCTGCTGGCCTGGAGACCTAATTTCTTTCCTATGCACCTGCTTCTTCAAGTACTGCATTCCCTTGGTGAGCTCTTGTCCTTATCTCCCCCCCCACTTTTGTCtcctaaaagcagaaaattgaGACTCGCTCTAGTGAGCTGTAACCAGCCTGGAAGTAATGACCGCTATTAAAAAAAGGTCAAATGCAAACCAAATGATTAAGCCCCTGATTAATGATTAAGAGGGAGGAAAATCTAACCCAGCTCGAAAGCCTGCCAGCTCCCAGGAGCACTGGGCTGTCCCCTGCGTGTGACAGCAGTAGCACACCTGTGAGCGGCATGGACCTGAGCATTATCTGGCCGAGTCCTTGGCTGGAGGCGTTTTGGGACCTGCCTCAACCTCGGTGAGCTGGGAAGGAGGACTGCAAGCGCGTGGTGGGCTCAGTGCCCCAGCAAGCATCACGACCCCAtgagaggggaagagaggagcGGGTGGCACCCACCTAATGACAGAGGCGGTAAatgtagagaaataaaagcgtttttttttttttttttttttttccccataaaataaaagctggagaGTGGAGGTAGCTCTCAAATGAACCCCACCACCCAGTCTCCCCCTCGTGTGCAAGAGTCTCATCACCAAACCCCAGCGATGCAAAGGGCCACAGCAGTGGGATGCCGCAGAGGCTGGCATACGCTCTAGTTTTGACTTGGGACCTGTGTCTTCTCCAGGGAACTGCTCCACGGCAAGGGAAGGTCTAACGGTTTCCTCTTCTTGTGTGGGTGCTGAAGGGAGTAAAGATAGGACATGTACTGGAGTTCTGGCATAATCATTTTCTGGCAGTTTTTCAGAGTCTCGTTGTTTAAGTCTGGTCTGACGTTGTAACCAAGGATATCTGCAGCCCCTGACTGATAAGGCAAGAGAGTTTTGTCCTTGATGTGAGTCTTCACTACTGCCTCTTGGCCCAAGAGGCAGGTCTCCATGAGCTCCTTCTGTCTCATCCGCAGGTGATTTACCTCTTTCTCCAGCTCCTCAAGTCCTATGGTCTCCTCAATTCTCCTCCAGAAGCTCTGGTTGAAGTGCAGGTAGAGGTTCCAGTCGAGCGAGCACCACGTCTTTATCCTCTCCTTGCTTTCTGGAGTCAAGGTCTGGACAGTGTCATTGCTTCTGGAATTGAGCTTAAAGTAGATCACATCATCTAGATCCCAGCACAAAGTGCGCTTCAGGAGGATCATGGACTCATCAAAGTAGTCTGCTATCAAGATCAGGTGGAAGTTCTGTTCAATCTCCTTTAAGACCTCCTGGGCGTAGTTTTCATTGTCCTCTGCATTGTTATCATAGCCAAAGTCAAACCACATGTTATTCTTGGCGTAGATGTTTTTTGTGTAATCCTCCTCACGGTAATATTTCAAGGGCGATGCCAGGTACTCATTCACGTCCTTGGAGCTACTGAAGGCAGGGGCCACGTTCTTGTAGTAGACGTAGGAAGATTCCAGCAGAAAAATAGGATTCCTCAGGATGGAGAAGTAGAAGGTGTTCCCTGGCATCACCTTATGCACCTGTttgtggggaggaagaagacGGGCTGTTAGTCCAGGGGCCCTGTTTGTTCAACTGTGTACCTCCACAGGTGCCGTGGCTCTTACCTCTGAGGGGTTAAACCGCAGGTGGTTGCACATGATGTTGTAGTTTTGCCCTTTGGTTTGAAATTTCTCCACAAAGCTGGTCATGAATCTCTTTGGGTAACCCAGGTGGAAGCGCTGGTCAGCTGGGAGGGCGATGGTGAGGTTATACTTCTCTGTGAACCGAAACAGGATGTTCAGgacagtgctgctggcagtcTTGTGGGTCTTCAGGAACATGACATTGGTTTTGGCGTGACACGGTGTGGGAGTTACCAGTAACTGTGCGGAGCTCCTCCAGAATCTGCAGGAAGGCAATGCATGGGGAAAACGGCCTCTCCAGTGCCGTACCCCATCTCTTAGACCTGGCAAAGCTCAGCTAAccatctctttttctcccatgGCAGTAAAGCTTCAGGAGCCAAATGCAAGTGGGTTCTCCTgaccccacagcagcagctggagcgaGGCACCAACCCAAACAAGCCCCATCCCTTAGGCATGGATGTTggacagttttctgtttctccagctCCTCACTTGCCAAGTAGGGCCAAAATACTTCAACTCGATCcctttttaatttgtcatttgGCTGTTTTTGCCCTAAAGAGCTGCACTTTGGCTCATTTGATCACTTGTGTGCCCAAATGTGGATCTAGGGCCCGATTTTGGGTTGCTGCCCTTCCAGCATTACCTTAGATTGAGAGAGCTAAGTCAAGTGTCACAGGTCAGATCcttgctgccctgcagaggTGAAGTCAAGCAACTAGTTGTTCTTGCTCCTTCTAGACTTACAGATTTTTACTAGTTGTATGGAAGAATCCCAACAGGGCGACTCCCACGAAAAAGTTGAAGAAGAGGAAACATTTGGTATACCTGGAAAGAGAGCAGAATTTCTGTGAATGTTATCTTGTAGAAGACAATCCCTCCCCAAATGTGAACCACAAAGCTTGGCATGCTGTCCTCGGGGCTTCTGTCACTGGGACCGTAATTTCTGTATGGTGCCAGCCACCAGCTGCATCAGCAGCTCTGGGGTTTGAAGCAGGACAACgagaaatcacttttttttactCTCATTCCCTAATTTTCACCCACACAACCTACTTCTTTTGGGTTTCTGAGGCCTTAGAGTTTGTTCACTTAGAGTTTATTTGCTTCAAGCTTCTCCCATTTCGTGAATGGAATTCTGCACTTCAATTGCAAGAGCAaagcagcaatatatttattgCTCTATTGCAGTGATCTAACTAAGCTTAATCATAGATGAAACAGTGACTTAACAAGATTTGAAATGGCAAGGTACACGCTGTGCTATTTACTGCATAGAGAACCAGGTCAGACTAAAAGCACCAGGGAGACCTTCCCATTGGGTTGGTTGACAATCTATGTCTAAAGGATTATATAcgcaatcatagaatcatagaatggttttggttggaagggaccttaaagatcatctaattccaatcccctTCCATGGGCAGAAAgacctcccaccagcccaggctgccctcagccccatccagcctggccttgggcactgccagggatgggacacctgcagctcctctgggcagcctggagcagggcctcaccgccctctgagtaaaatttttcttccttatatctaatcaaaatctaccttcttttagtttaaagccattactccttgtcctatccctacaccccctgacagagtccctcctgagctttcctgcagccccctttaggcactggaaggctgctataaggtttccccggagccttctcttccccaggctgaaccccagctgcctcagcctatcttcataggggaggtgccccagccctctggtcatctTCGTGGCCTACTCTGGACCCGCTCCAACAActccctgtccttcttgtgctgggggccccagagctgagtgcagggctccaggtggggtctcatcagagaagagcagaggggggcaatcccctccctcgccctgctgcccacgctgcttttggtgcagcccagggtacgagtggctttctgggctgcaagcacacagtgCTGGCTTGTGTagagcttctcatcaaccaccacccccaggtccttctcctcagggctgctctcaatccatcTCCACCCAGCctttatttgtgcttgggattgccctggtGCACGACCTTGAGcgtggccttgttgaacctcatgaggttcacagaggcccacctctcaggcctgtccaggtcccgctggatgccatcccttccctccagcgtgttgACTGCACCACATAGCTTGGTGTtgttggcaaacttgctgagggtgccctCAGTCCCACTGTTCATGTCATTGACAAAAACGTTAATTAGTGCaggtcccaatactgacccctgaggatcaccactcattactgatctccacctggacattgagctgttgaccacaactcttgGAATGCAACCATTCTGCTAATTCCTCACTCACCAAGTGGTCCAgccatcaaatccatgtctgtCAAATTTAAAGAtaaggatatcatgggggacagcgtcaaatgctttgcacaagtccaggtaggtgatgtcagttgctcttcccctatccgCCAATGCTGTAAtcccattgtagaaggccaccagatttgtcaggcatgatctgcccttagtgaagccatgttgactgtCACCAATtgcctccttattttccatgtgtcttagcagagtttccagaaggatctgctccatgaccttGCCAGGTACAGAGGTGAGACCAACTGGCCTGTAGTTctcctgggtcttccttttttcccttttacaaaATGGGGGTTatatttcccctcttccagtcagtgggaacttcatcagactgccacagcttctcaaatatgatggacagtcACTTAGCAACTACATCCACCAGTAGGATCCACAGATGGACCCACAGATGCATCTCCtcaggccccatggacttgtgcaccttcaggttccttatctggtcttgaacctgatcttctcctacagagGGTGGTTCTTCATTCTCTCAGTCCCTGCCTTGTTCTTCTGGGGCCCGGGCTATGTGGCTGGAGCTCTTGTTGGTGAAGACTGAcg from the Cygnus olor isolate bCygOlo1 chromosome 9, bCygOlo1.pri.v2, whole genome shotgun sequence genome contains:
- the TM4SF19 gene encoding transmembrane 4 L6 family member 19 isoform X3, which codes for MCVGRCSRIVGPCLLALGTLSVIANILLLFPVGAWKYLVDGHITKQAKVMPGIWGGGITVLLVATHITAVGWRCAGCSDCGTRRNAFLSAVLSKLALLGSTACFILSGVGLTNGPLCLYNASEHGRGPTWGYPFLDTGSQASDTRVLVPADYFLYKPDTWDTCLEPVGIVAWNVALFSLLLLVSAAEMVLASIQILNGCAGCLCGFCEGKQGRPTRLD
- the TM4SF19 gene encoding transmembrane 4 L6 family member 19 isoform X2, whose protein sequence is MAFTLEDPCEVGGSSAGGQGGAEGSLVLSSSSFSSSSPSLCRQAMCVGRCSRIVGPCLLALGTLSVIANILLLFPVGAWKYLVDGHITKQAKVMPGIWGGGITVLLVATHITAVGWRCAGCSDCGTRRNAFLSAVLSKLALLGSTACFILSGVGLTNGPLCLYNASEHGRGPTWGYPFLDTGSQASDTRVLVPADYFLYKPDTWDTCLEPVGIVAWNVALFSLLLLVSAAEMVLASIQILNGCAGCLCGFCEGKQGRPTRLD
- the NEU4 gene encoding sialidase-4 isoform X1, giving the protein MPCHGSHPVPCQPRFTGSPTPCGVLPSTFPQILPGQGQCHEPPARSGAAPLSAAGTMGSRHFPARTVLFEKETSGVTYRVPALLYLPCVAKLLAFAEERLSADDAHANLLVLRRGTVYGGYVEWEDMRVLETATLQHHRSMNPCPLYDEFTGTLFLFFITVLGRTPEAFQIVTGQNVTRLCCVTSADQGLSWSKATDLTQQVIGRAIKDWATFALGPGHGIQLRSGRLLVPAYSYHIDCKECFGQLCKTTPHSFAFYSDDHGRGWRFGEFIPNLQTGECQLVSVDEEDGSNVLYCNARSPLGFRVQALSTDDGAVFHGGQLVQRLVEPPHGCHGSVIGFPAPFVYSPQPPDVPGQGSAPRPLPRFRDLLALRAAGDKLQVDPKATSGPGTFFQAPTWVLYSHPTSPMSRVNMGVHLSTFPRDAESWTEPWVIYEGPSAYSDLAYMELPHSQAPVSGGPAIAFACLYENGKRSPYEQISFSMFTLHDVLQNIPLAAAVPCRKRRQRSCCVS
- the TM4SF19 gene encoding transmembrane 4 L6 family member 19 isoform X1 — translated: MGAASVYSPRTELLPGKCCGLHTADFSQRCSQAGHVRGEVQPHRGPLPAGTGHTLCDSQHPPALPCRGVEVPGRRAHHQTGQGHAGHLGRRHHREYHVLHGILHPSRLIHPPPQVVFSILQVLLVATHITAVGWRCAGCSDCGTRRNAFLSAVLSKLALLGSTACFILSGVGLTNGPLCLYNASEHGRGPTWGYPFLDTGSQASDTRVLVPADYFLYKPDTWDTCLEPVGIVAWNVALFSLLLLVSAAEMVLASIQILNGCAGCLCGFCEGKQGRPTRLD
- the NEU4 gene encoding sialidase-4 isoform X2, whose product is MGSRHFPARTVLFEKETSGVTYRVPALLYLPCVAKLLAFAEERLSADDAHANLLVLRRGTVYGGYVEWEDMRVLETATLQHHRSMNPCPLYDEFTGTLFLFFITVLGRTPEAFQIVTGQNVTRLCCVTSADQGLSWSKATDLTQQVIGRAIKDWATFALGPGHGIQLRSGRLLVPAYSYHIDCKECFGQLCKTTPHSFAFYSDDHGRGWRFGEFIPNLQTGECQLVSVDEEDGSNVLYCNARSPLGFRVQALSTDDGAVFHGGQLVQRLVEPPHGCHGSVIGFPAPFVYSPQPPDVPGQGSAPRPLPRFRDLLALRAAGDKLQVDPKATSGPGTFFQAPTWVLYSHPTSPMSRVNMGVHLSTFPRDAESWTEPWVIYEGPSAYSDLAYMELPHSQAPVSGGPAIAFACLYENGKRSPYEQISFSMFTLHDVLQNIPLAAAVPCRKRRQRSCCVS
- the LOC121074857 gene encoding galactose-3-O-sulfotransferase 2-like gives rise to the protein MKTLGCTSRYTKCFLFFNFFVGVALLGFFHTTSKNLFWRSSAQLLVTPTPCHAKTNVMFLKTHKTASSTVLNILFRFTEKYNLTIALPADQRFHLGYPKRFMTSFVEKFQTKGQNYNIMCNHLRFNPSEVHKVMPGNTFYFSILRNPIFLLESSYVYYKNVAPAFSSSKDVNEYLASPLKYYREEDYTKNIYAKNNMWFDFGYDNNAEDNENYAQEVLKEIEQNFHLILIADYFDESMILLKRTLCWDLDDVIYFKLNSRSNDTVQTLTPESKERIKTWCSLDWNLYLHFNQSFWRRIEETIGLEELEKEVNHLRMRQKELMETCLLGQEAVVKTHIKDKTLLPYQSGAADILGYNVRPDLNNETLKNCQKMIMPELQYMSYLYSLQHPHKKRKPLDLPLPWSSSLEKTQVPSQN